Proteins encoded within one genomic window of Acidaminococcus timonensis:
- a CDS encoding head-tail connector protein, with amino-acid sequence MTLEEVKQHLRVEGSEDDALITSEMAAAESYIKDAVSDYATLYAGDAGFKAKADMVMLAIVTNLYEDRVGEKKDLGYIIQSMLHQ; translated from the coding sequence ATGACCCTCGAAGAAGTCAAGCAGCACCTGCGGGTGGAAGGCTCCGAGGATGATGCCCTGATCACCAGCGAGATGGCAGCCGCCGAAAGCTACATCAAGGATGCTGTCAGCGACTATGCCACCCTCTACGCTGGGGATGCTGGATTTAAAGCCAAGGCCGACATGGTCATGCTGGCCATCGTCACCAATCTCTATGAGGACCGAGTCGGAGAGAAGAAGGACCTGGGCTACATCATCCAGTCCATGCTCCACCAGC